In the genome of Loxodonta africana isolate mLoxAfr1 chromosome 16, mLoxAfr1.hap2, whole genome shotgun sequence, one region contains:
- the MRLN gene encoding myoregulin: MTCKNWILISTTTPKSLEDEIVGRLLKILFVIFVDFMSIIYVFITS; the protein is encoded by the coding sequence ATGACGTGTAAAAACTGGATATTAATTTCTACCACTACTCCCAAAAGTCTGGAAGATGAAATTGTGGGAAGACTTCTAAAAATTTTGTTCGTTATCTTTGTTGACTTCATGTccattatatatgtatttataactTCTTAG